The proteins below come from a single Benincasa hispida cultivar B227 chromosome 4, ASM972705v1, whole genome shotgun sequence genomic window:
- the LOC120075001 gene encoding glycosyltransferase family 92 protein At1g27200, with protein sequence MRRKPRSTGLLFSVAVFLLFAFQFSRKAFFNGADLPFPSSYNLLPSRSANSEAHYALHETNIDFPHQLTHRTRHVSSILDPVPTVSLLLPDWEVLLISSIDTPLASPDSLRDFLCLFQNNATSSANFSGVLDFTGRLTFRCFMPESVRRLRPFFQPLLIKSPDKEFSSYSSSSLAPELMRWTFFAYEAFETEDDVVLFVKGVNHRQGNNRPPTDLNCVFGDGDNAVRTAVTSSVQEVFRCRHPNLTTREDHDKFKITLEILDKGKSVIVPSVAYYSPRRSDGGGGSLAAQSMICACTMVYNVGKFLKEWVMYYSRIGVDKFILYDNGSDDEISAVVKELKQEGYNIEIVFWIWPKTQEAGFSHSVEYSKKSCKWMMFVDIDEFVFSPSWLNSLKPSKNMVKSLLPAENNGIGMITVMCNDYGPSDRISHPTEGVTQGYNCRRKLEERHKSIVLLEAVDRSLLNVIHHFKLKTEFRSRQMRPEEAVVNHYKYQAWPEFRMKFRRRVSAYVVDWKDSANPTSKDRAPGLGNTAVEPPDWPRKFCEVRDDRLRLLTQRWFGSQTADGYRMAWQ encoded by the coding sequence ATGCGGCGGAAGCCGCGCTCCACTGGCCTTCTCTTCTCCGTCGCCGTCTTTCTTCTCTTTGCCTTTCAATTCTCCCGTAAGGCCTTCTTCAACGGCGCCGATCtcccttttccttcttcatatAATCTTCTCCCTTCTCGCTCTGCTAATTCCGAAGCTCATTACGCTCTCCATGAAACTAACATCGACTTCCCTCACCAACTCACTCACCGGACTCGCCACGTGTCTTCGATTCTCGATCCTGTTCCGACGGTTTCGCTTCTTCTCCCCGATTGGGAGGTTCTTCTGATTTCTTCAATCGACACGCCGCTTGCTTCTCCGGATTCTCTCCGGGACTTTCTCTGTTTGTTTCAGAACAATGCTACTTCATCGGCTAATTTCTCCGGGGTTTTGGATTTTACTGGTCGGCTTACGTTTAGGTGCTTTATGCCAGAGTCCGTCCGTCGTCTCCGGCCGTTTTTTCAACCGTTGCTTATTAAGTCGCCGGACAAGGAGTTTTCGTCTTATTCGTCTTCTTCTCTGGCGCCGGAATTGATGAGGTGGACTTTTTTCGCTTATGAAGCTTTCGAAACAGAGGACGACGTCGTTCTGTTCGTCAAAGGCGTGAACCATCGTCAAGGGAATAACCGGCCGCCGACCGATTTGAACTGCGTGTTTGGCGATGGCGATAACGCCGTTAGAACTGCCGTCACCAGTTCTGTTCAGGAGGTTTTCCGATGTCGTCATCCGAATCTAACGACCAGAGAAGATCACGACAAGTTCAAAATCACTCTCGAAATTCTCGATAAAGGGAAAAGCGTCATCGTACCGTCCGTTGCTTATTACTCGCCGCGCCGCAGCGACGGCGGCGGCGGTTCATTGGCGGCTCAATCGATGATTTGTGCTTGTACGATGGTGTATAACGTCGGAAAGTTCTTGAAGGAGTGGGTGATGTACTACTCGAGAATCGGCGTCGATAAGTTCATTCTGTACGACAACGGCAGTGACGATGAAATTTCCGCCGTCGTGAAGGAATTAAAACAAGAAGGATACAATATCGAGATCGTATTCTGGATTTGGCCTAAAACGCAGGAAGCTGGATTTTCTCATAGCGTTGAGTATTCGAAGAAATCCTGCAAATGGATGATGTTCGTCGACATCGACGAATTCGTCTTCTCTCCATCGTGGCTAAATTCATTGAAACCATCGAAGAACATGGTAAAATCTCTACTTCCGGCGGAGAATAACGGAATCGGAATGATCACAGTCATGTGCAACGACTACGGGCCGTCGGATCGTATCTCGCATCCGACGGAGGGAGTAACTCAGGGCTATAATTGCCGGAGAAAATTAGAGGAGAGGCATAAATCGATTGTGCTATTGGAGGCTGTGGATCGGTCGCTGTTGAATGTGATTCACCATTTTAAATTGAAGACGGAATTTCGGTCGAGACAGATGAGGCCGGAAGAGGCGGTGGTAAATCACTACAAATACCAGGCGTGGCCGGAGTTTCGGATGAAGTTCCGGCGGCGCGTATCGGCTTACGTGGTGGATTGGAAGGATTCAGCCAATCCGACGTCGAAGGACAGGGCGCCGGGGCTGGGAAACACGGCCGTGGAGCCGCCGGATTGGCcgaggaagttctgtgaggttAGAGATGATCGGTTGAGATTGCTGACGCAGAGATGGTTCGGGTCTCAGACGGCGGACGGGTATAGAATGGCTTGGCAGTGA